In Puniceicoccaceae bacterium, one DNA window encodes the following:
- a CDS encoding DUF6364 family protein — protein sequence MQTKLTLRMEEALIRKAKRLAQRKGTSVSKIFGDYIKNESDESLDEELPPITLSMIGALKNSPI from the coding sequence ATGCAAACAAAACTTACTCTTCGAATGGAAGAAGCACTGATTCGCAAAGCGAAACGGCTTGCTCAAAGGAAAGGAACGTCCGTGTCGAAAATTTTTGGTGATTACATCAAGAATGAATCTGATGAAAGTTTGGACGAAGAACTTCCGCCGATAACACTTTCAATGATCGGAGCATTAAAAAATAGTCCTATCTAA
- a CDS encoding type II toxin-antitoxin system prevent-host-death family antitoxin: DPVIITRKRNQSVVMISLEDYEALEETAYLLRSPANAKRLASAQENLEKGKAEVREIDLEA; this comes from the coding sequence AGACCCGGTCATCATCACTCGCAAGAGGAACCAGTCCGTCGTCATGATCTCGCTGGAGGACTACGAGGCCCTTGAGGAGACCGCTTATCTTCTCAGGAGTCCAGCGAACGCTAAAAGACTGGCTTCGGCTCAGGAAAACCTAGAGAAAGGAAAAGCTGAGGTACGGGAGATCGATCTCGAAGCATGA
- a CDS encoding PIN domain-containing protein, translating into MKILIDTNVILDVWLAREPFWRDSASLIGKIEKKEIEGIVAPTTITTLHYLGKKVLGEYKARQLLERLLEICKVGSISSKTFKQALKSKITDFEDAVIEAVSESSKVELIATRNIKDFKHSRIPAMEPSQIIKGEIG; encoded by the coding sequence ATGAAAATACTAATCGATACCAATGTGATTCTGGATGTTTGGTTGGCTAGGGAACCATTCTGGAGAGATTCTGCATCGCTCATTGGAAAAATAGAAAAGAAAGAAATTGAAGGAATTGTAGCTCCTACCACGATCACAACTCTTCACTACCTCGGAAAGAAAGTATTGGGAGAATACAAAGCACGTCAGTTACTGGAACGTCTTTTGGAGATTTGCAAAGTAGGCAGTATTTCCTCGAAGACGTTCAAGCAGGCACTCAAAAGCAAAATCACAGATTTTGAAGATGCCGTAATCGAAGCCGTGTCAGAATCCAGCAAAGTCGAGCTTATCGCGACGCGGAATATCAAAGATTTTAAACACTCAAGAATTCCCGCAATGGAACCTTCTCAAATAATTAAAGGAGAAATCGGGTAG
- a CDS encoding Txe/YoeB family addiction module toxin → MNLIITPEAWEDYLYWQKTDKRITKRIHQLIKDIQRSPFEGIGKPEALRHNLSGCWSRRITEEHRIVYKVTDNGVAFLQMRYHY, encoded by the coding sequence ATGAATCTGATTATCACCCCAGAAGCCTGGGAGGACTACCTCTATTGGCAAAAGACCGACAAGCGGATCACGAAAAGAATCCACCAGCTCATCAAAGATATTCAGAGAAGCCCTTTCGAAGGAATCGGCAAACCGGAAGCTCTGAGACACAACCTATCAGGATGCTGGTCTCGAAGAATCACAGAAGAGCATAGGATTGTCTATAAGGTCACAGACAATGGAGTGGCTTTCCTTCAAATGCGATACCACTACTGA